A window of Corallococcus macrosporus DSM 14697 contains these coding sequences:
- a CDS encoding cobalamin B12-binding domain-containing protein, protein MLTSNDSALTGLLNAYLAAQLAGNRREALRLLVDEGVLRGVPLQTLHLEVIQPAQYEIGRLWQENIISVAQEHLATAVSQLALAHLYRHLPRDPFNGKVVLVSCVQGELHEVGARMASDFLEMAGFDVRFLGANVPPEHLARMTKEIRPDLVALSVTMTYHLPALREAVAHVRQACPDVPIAVGGLAFSWAPGLEDELGVNFFGKDAREFVASACRVLGV, encoded by the coding sequence GTGCTGACCTCCAATGACTCCGCCCTGACCGGGCTGCTGAACGCGTATCTGGCCGCGCAGCTCGCCGGCAACCGGCGGGAGGCGCTGCGGCTGCTGGTGGATGAAGGCGTGCTGCGAGGCGTCCCCCTCCAGACGCTGCACCTGGAGGTCATCCAGCCCGCGCAGTACGAAATCGGCCGGCTGTGGCAGGAGAACATCATCTCCGTGGCCCAGGAGCACCTGGCGACCGCCGTCTCCCAGCTCGCGCTCGCCCACCTGTACCGGCACCTGCCCAGGGACCCGTTCAACGGCAAGGTCGTGCTCGTCTCCTGCGTCCAGGGGGAGCTGCACGAGGTCGGCGCGCGCATGGCCAGCGACTTCCTGGAGATGGCCGGCTTCGACGTGCGCTTCCTGGGCGCCAACGTTCCGCCGGAGCACCTGGCGCGGATGACGAAGGAGATCCGCCCGGACCTGGTCGCCCTCTCCGTGACGATGACGTACCACCTGCCCGCGCTCCGCGAGGCCGTGGCGCACGTGCGCCAGGCCTGCCCCGACGTTCCCATCGCCGTGGGCGGCCTGGCCTTCTCCTGGGCACCTGGCCTGGAAGACGAGCTGGGCGTGAACTTCTTCGGCAAGGACGCGCGCGAGTTCGTCGCGTCCGCCTGCCGGGTCCTGGGAGTCTGA
- a CDS encoding RNA polymerase sigma factor, whose protein sequence is MSIDVEAYYRRYGPQVLRRCRFLLRDEEKAVDAMHDVFVQLLRYQGALKDAAPSSLLHRIATTVCLNKLRGAKRRPEDREDELVLQIASAEDTESRAAARGLLDRLFGRVPASSQDIAVLHLVDGMTLEETAREVGLSVSGVRKRLRALSAVLQELELEAA, encoded by the coding sequence GTGTCTATCGATGTGGAGGCCTACTACCGGCGTTACGGCCCCCAGGTGCTCCGGCGCTGCCGCTTCCTCCTGCGTGACGAGGAGAAGGCCGTGGACGCCATGCACGACGTGTTCGTCCAGTTGCTCCGCTACCAGGGCGCGTTGAAGGACGCCGCGCCCTCCAGCCTGCTGCACCGCATCGCCACCACGGTGTGTCTCAACAAGCTGCGCGGGGCGAAGCGGCGCCCCGAGGACCGGGAGGATGAGCTGGTGCTGCAGATCGCGTCGGCCGAGGACACCGAGTCCCGCGCCGCCGCGCGCGGCCTGCTGGACCGCCTCTTCGGCCGGGTGCCCGCCTCCAGTCAGGACATCGCGGTGCTGCACCTGGTGGATGGGATGACGCTGGAGGAGACGGCCCGCGAGGTGGGCCTGTCCGTGTCGGGCGTGCGCAAGCGCCTGCGCGCGCTGTCCGCCGTGTTGCAAGAGCTGGAGCTGGAGGCCGCATGA
- a CDS encoding ActD-like protein, with amino-acid sequence MTSPHRTPDWLLERIALGELPPGELAAARARLAEEPDGLARLAALEADSRATLETLPPARVAREVEARAARPDAARPFFRRSPAWGLVPALAVAALFVVLRPSGQVETGVAPGNGPEVTRIKGLAPRLVVHRQAAAARPERLADGAAAAAGDVVQVGYVAAGREYGVIVSLDGNGAVTLHAPEEGAQAMPLAPSGTHALPRAYELDDAPYFERFIFVSAHAPFDVAVVLAAAQALSGKPDASSAPLVLPGNLTQVSLTLEKQE; translated from the coding sequence ATGACATCCCCCCACCGGACCCCGGATTGGTTGCTGGAACGCATCGCCCTGGGTGAGCTGCCGCCCGGAGAGCTGGCCGCCGCCCGCGCCCGGCTGGCCGAGGAGCCCGACGGCCTGGCCCGGCTCGCCGCCCTGGAGGCCGATTCGCGCGCCACGCTGGAGACGCTGCCCCCGGCGCGGGTGGCCCGCGAGGTGGAGGCCCGCGCGGCCCGGCCGGACGCGGCCCGCCCTTTCTTCCGCCGGTCGCCCGCGTGGGGCCTGGTGCCGGCGCTGGCCGTGGCGGCCCTCTTCGTGGTGCTCCGTCCCTCCGGGCAGGTGGAGACCGGGGTCGCCCCGGGCAACGGCCCGGAGGTGACGCGCATCAAGGGGCTCGCCCCTCGGCTCGTCGTCCACCGGCAGGCCGCCGCCGCCCGGCCGGAGCGCCTGGCCGACGGCGCCGCCGCCGCCGCGGGTGACGTGGTGCAGGTGGGCTACGTCGCCGCGGGCCGGGAGTACGGCGTCATCGTCTCCCTGGATGGCAACGGCGCCGTCACGCTGCACGCCCCGGAAGAGGGGGCCCAGGCCATGCCCCTGGCGCCGTCGGGGACGCACGCGCTCCCCCGGGCCTATGAGCTGGATGACGCGCCCTACTTCGAGCGCTTCATCTTCGTCTCCGCTCACGCCCCCTTCGACGTGGCGGTGGTGCTGGCCGCCGCCCAGGCCCTGTCTGGAAAACCCGACGCTTCCTCGGCCCCTCTCGTCCTGCCCGGGAACTTGACGCAGGTGTCCCTCACGCTGGAAAAGCAGGAGTGA
- a CDS encoding peptidase, with product MKSFALLAFGLWAGAASADSRYAPRLSLMGGQGAFAQQAGDDLPEPSSRGLRRGSTHMEFWVSDIQVSNMGVKLGGGPVYFTLMAGLEPGRDARFSFAAGVGGHLTLARRLWVDLDVTGGAVQPVRNPLEGDGGNVLGQARLMLGFQLMSRLAVFAGPTYNAWFAWGESDFDAITRLPFRESNPEPDQRLQHWPGIQVGLHI from the coding sequence ATGAAATCCTTTGCGCTCCTCGCGTTCGGGCTGTGGGCGGGGGCGGCCTCCGCCGACTCCCGGTACGCGCCGCGTCTCTCGCTGATGGGCGGGCAGGGCGCCTTCGCCCAGCAGGCGGGGGACGACCTCCCCGAGCCGTCCTCGCGAGGGCTGCGCCGGGGGTCCACGCACATGGAGTTCTGGGTGAGCGACATCCAGGTCTCCAACATGGGCGTGAAGCTGGGCGGCGGGCCCGTCTACTTCACGCTGATGGCGGGCCTGGAGCCGGGGCGTGACGCGCGCTTCAGCTTCGCGGCGGGCGTGGGCGGACACCTGACGCTCGCTCGCCGGCTCTGGGTGGACCTGGACGTGACGGGCGGCGCCGTGCAGCCGGTGCGCAACCCGCTGGAGGGCGACGGCGGCAACGTGCTGGGGCAGGCCCGGCTGATGCTGGGCTTCCAGCTCATGTCGCGCCTGGCCGTGTTCGCCGGGCCCACCTACAACGCGTGGTTCGCCTGGGGGGAGTCGGACTTCGACGCCATCACCCGGCTGCCCTTCCGGGAGAGCAACCCGGAGCCGGATCAACGCCTCCAGCACTGGCCCGGCATCCAGGTGGGCCTCCACATCTAG
- a CDS encoding DUF6748 domain-containing protein, translating to MNSRSLVVAALVLGFASGCSKPPAATASPPTSENGTPSTAPAPQAAPQDSENGTPTMTPPPTNDSESKPGESAVYIVKDSGVRCFAPPCPTYNAFPVDKPDAEPIPVHELELSAVTKGSDEQTEALIRKTLDGQGLRVQGTLETRPNAGPAGAATVLRASKVEN from the coding sequence ATGAACAGCCGCTCGCTGGTGGTCGCCGCCCTGGTCCTTGGCTTCGCCTCGGGGTGTAGCAAGCCGCCCGCCGCCACGGCCTCGCCGCCGACGAGCGAGAATGGAACCCCCTCCACGGCGCCGGCCCCCCAGGCCGCGCCCCAGGACAGTGAGAACGGAACGCCGACCATGACCCCACCGCCCACCAACGATTCCGAGTCCAAGCCGGGTGAGAGCGCCGTCTACATCGTCAAGGACAGCGGCGTGCGCTGCTTCGCCCCGCCCTGCCCCACCTACAACGCCTTCCCCGTGGACAAGCCGGACGCGGAGCCCATCCCGGTGCACGAGCTGGAGCTGTCCGCGGTGACGAAGGGCTCGGACGAGCAGACAGAGGCGTTGATCCGCAAGACGCTGGACGGCCAGGGCCTGCGGGTGCAGGGCACCCTGGAGACGCGGCCCAACGCGGGCCCCGCGGGCGCGGCCACCGTCCTGCGCGCCAGCAAGGTGGAGAACTGA
- the dnaN gene encoding DNA polymerase III subunit beta, which produces MEFRIAADELKKALYRAQGIVERKTTMPILANVLVNANKGGITVTAFDLDIGVVSEHPAEVIKTGAVTLSAKYVFDIVQNLPDAQVTLKKLANNYVDISSGSAHFKIVGMAAEEYPKLPKEENAPLVQVGGNTLLEMIKKTQFAISTDETRYILNGVFFEPQSTGKVRMVATDGHRLALVERELPGDFKLKSGVIIPRKGLMELKRLLDEAPDAECHLGFAENSALFKKPGLTMVMRLIDGQFPEYQRVIPKEGEKVVLVPKVRLLEGLKRIALLSADKSNAVRIGLEENQLVITASNPDLGEAKDVLELAYRGNGVVIGFNARYLMDVLAVTETDEVSFELGDEHSPGVLHAPGDRSFTAVVMPMRV; this is translated from the coding sequence ATGGAATTCCGCATCGCCGCCGACGAGCTGAAGAAGGCCCTCTACCGCGCCCAGGGCATCGTGGAGCGCAAGACGACGATGCCCATCCTGGCGAACGTGCTCGTCAACGCGAACAAGGGCGGCATCACCGTCACCGCGTTCGACCTGGACATCGGCGTCGTGTCGGAGCACCCGGCGGAGGTCATCAAGACGGGCGCCGTCACGCTGAGCGCCAAGTACGTCTTCGACATCGTCCAGAACCTCCCGGACGCGCAGGTCACGCTGAAGAAGCTGGCCAACAACTACGTGGACATCTCCAGCGGCTCCGCCCACTTCAAGATCGTGGGCATGGCGGCCGAGGAGTACCCCAAGCTGCCCAAGGAGGAGAACGCGCCCCTGGTGCAGGTGGGGGGCAACACGCTGCTGGAGATGATCAAGAAGACGCAGTTCGCCATCTCCACGGATGAGACGCGCTACATCCTCAACGGCGTCTTCTTCGAGCCCCAGTCCACCGGCAAGGTCCGCATGGTGGCCACCGACGGTCACCGGCTGGCGCTGGTGGAGCGCGAGCTGCCGGGTGACTTCAAGCTCAAGAGCGGCGTCATCATCCCCCGCAAGGGCTTGATGGAGCTCAAGCGCCTGCTGGACGAGGCGCCGGACGCGGAGTGCCACCTGGGCTTCGCGGAGAACTCGGCGCTGTTCAAGAAGCCGGGCCTCACCATGGTGATGCGCCTCATCGACGGGCAGTTCCCGGAGTACCAGCGCGTCATCCCCAAGGAAGGGGAGAAGGTCGTCCTGGTGCCCAAGGTGCGCCTGCTGGAGGGCCTCAAGCGCATCGCCCTGCTGTCGGCGGACAAGAGCAACGCGGTCCGCATCGGCCTGGAGGAGAACCAGCTCGTCATCACCGCGAGCAACCCGGACCTGGGCGAGGCCAAGGACGTGCTGGAGCTGGCCTACCGGGGCAACGGCGTCGTCATCGGCTTCAACGCGCGCTACCTGATGGACGTGCTCGCCGTGACGGAGACGGACGAGGTCTCCTTCGAGCTGGGTGACGAGCACAGCCCGGGCGTGCTCCACGCCCCCGGCGACCGGAGCTTCACCGCCGTCGTGATGCCCATGCGCGTGTGA